The Aquila chrysaetos chrysaetos chromosome 16, bAquChr1.4, whole genome shotgun sequence genome has a segment encoding these proteins:
- the LOC115351554 gene encoding calcitonin gene-related peptide isoform X2, giving the protein MAQKLRRAPDVAQKAGGQELKHSKGHRFGRTERREEIMVMLKISSFLAVYALVVCQMDSFQAAPVRPGLESITDRVTLSDYEARRLLNALVKEFIQMTAEELEQASEGNSSVTAQKRACNTATCVTHRLADFLSRSGAVGKNNFVPTNVGSKAFGRRRRSIQI; this is encoded by the exons ATGGCACAAAAGCTGAGGAGGGCCCCAGATGTTGCTCAGAAGGCAGGTGGTCAAGAACTCAAACACAGCAAAGGCCATCGCTTTGGGAGGACAGAGAGGAG AGAGGAAATCATGGTTATGCTGAAGATTTCATCTTTCCTTGCTGTTTATGCCTTGGTTGTGTGCCAGATGGATAGCTTCCAGGCAGCCCCAGTCAG ACCTGGCTTGGAGTCCATAACAGATCGAGTGACGCTCAGTGATTACGAAGCTCGGAGGTTATTAAATGCGCTGGTGAAAGAGTTCATACAGATGACAGCAGAAGAGCTGGAGCAAGCTTCTGAGGGGAACAG CAGCGTAACAGCACAGAAGAGGGCATGCAACACAGCAACCTGTGTGACCCATCGTCTCGCAGACTTTCTGAGCAGGTCAGGAGCAGTGGGCAAGAACAACTTCGTACCAACCAACGTGGGATCCAAGGCCTTCGGCAGGCGAAGAAGAAGCattcaaatataa
- the LOC115351554 gene encoding calcitonin gene-related peptide isoform X3, with amino-acid sequence MAQKLRRAPDVAQKAGGQELKHSKGHRFGRTERREEIMVMLKISSFLAVYALVVCQMDSFQAAPVRPGLESITDRVTLSDYEARRLLNALVKEFIQMTAEELEQASEGNSVTAQKRACNTATCVTHRLADFLSRSGAVGKNNFVPTNVGSKAFGRRRRSIQI; translated from the exons ATGGCACAAAAGCTGAGGAGGGCCCCAGATGTTGCTCAGAAGGCAGGTGGTCAAGAACTCAAACACAGCAAAGGCCATCGCTTTGGGAGGACAGAGAGGAG AGAGGAAATCATGGTTATGCTGAAGATTTCATCTTTCCTTGCTGTTTATGCCTTGGTTGTGTGCCAGATGGATAGCTTCCAGGCAGCCCCAGTCAG ACCTGGCTTGGAGTCCATAACAGATCGAGTGACGCTCAGTGATTACGAAGCTCGGAGGTTATTAAATGCGCTGGTGAAAGAGTTCATACAGATGACAGCAGAAGAGCTGGAGCAAGCTTCTGAGGGGAACAG CGTAACAGCACAGAAGAGGGCATGCAACACAGCAACCTGTGTGACCCATCGTCTCGCAGACTTTCTGAGCAGGTCAGGAGCAGTGGGCAAGAACAACTTCGTACCAACCAACGTGGGATCCAAGGCCTTCGGCAGGCGAAGAAGAAGCattcaaatataa
- the LOC115351554 gene encoding calcitonin isoform X4 — MVMLKISSFLAVYALVVCQMDSFQAAPVRPGLESITDRVTLSDYEARRLLNALVKEFIQMTAEELEQASEGNSLDRPISKRCASLSTCVLGKLSQELHKLQTYPRTDVGAGTPGKKRNVLSDLEHERYANYGDPLGNN, encoded by the exons ATGGTTATGCTGAAGATTTCATCTTTCCTTGCTGTTTATGCCTTGGTTGTGTGCCAGATGGATAGCTTCCAGGCAGCCCCAGTCAG ACCTGGCTTGGAGTCCATAACAGATCGAGTGACGCTCAGTGATTACGAAGCTCGGAGGTTATTAAATGCGCTGGTGAAAGAGTTCATACAGATGACAGCAGAAGAGCTGGAGCAAGCTTCTGAGGGGAACAG cctggaTAGACCTATTTCCAAACGCTGTGCCAGTCTGAGTACTTGTGTGCTGGGCAAACTGTCTCAAGAATTGCACAAATTGCAAACTTACCCTCGCACTGACGTCGGGGCTGGAACTCCTGGCAAGAAACGAAATGTGCTGAGTGACCTGGAACACGAACGCTATGCAAACTATGGGGACCCCCTAGGAAACAACTAG
- the LOC115351554 gene encoding calcitonin isoform X1, whose amino-acid sequence MAQKLRRAPDVAQKAGGQELKHSKGHRFGRTERREEIMVMLKISSFLAVYALVVCQMDSFQAAPVRPGLESITDRVTLSDYEARRLLNALVKEFIQMTAEELEQASEGNSLDRPISKRCASLSTCVLGKLSQELHKLQTYPRTDVGAGTPGKKRNVLSDLEHERYANYGDPLGNN is encoded by the exons ATGGCACAAAAGCTGAGGAGGGCCCCAGATGTTGCTCAGAAGGCAGGTGGTCAAGAACTCAAACACAGCAAAGGCCATCGCTTTGGGAGGACAGAGAGGAG AGAGGAAATCATGGTTATGCTGAAGATTTCATCTTTCCTTGCTGTTTATGCCTTGGTTGTGTGCCAGATGGATAGCTTCCAGGCAGCCCCAGTCAG ACCTGGCTTGGAGTCCATAACAGATCGAGTGACGCTCAGTGATTACGAAGCTCGGAGGTTATTAAATGCGCTGGTGAAAGAGTTCATACAGATGACAGCAGAAGAGCTGGAGCAAGCTTCTGAGGGGAACAG cctggaTAGACCTATTTCCAAACGCTGTGCCAGTCTGAGTACTTGTGTGCTGGGCAAACTGTCTCAAGAATTGCACAAATTGCAAACTTACCCTCGCACTGACGTCGGGGCTGGAACTCCTGGCAAGAAACGAAATGTGCTGAGTGACCTGGAACACGAACGCTATGCAAACTATGGGGACCCCCTAGGAAACAACTAG